Proteins encoded by one window of Anopheles maculipalpis chromosome 2RL, idAnoMacuDA_375_x, whole genome shotgun sequence:
- the LOC126568441 gene encoding late histone H1-like: MADTAATEVPTAAAAAPATVAKSPKKPKAAAGPKKPKQPAAHPPVNEMVLAAVKALNERNGSSLQAIKKYVAANYKADVTKLGTFFKKALKSGVASGKLVQTKGTGASGSFKLSAAAKKPVVEKKKAAAPKKSASAGDKKKKSAAKKPAGEKKVAAKKTTKKAEGGAVKKPKAAAAAKKPKAAAADGAKKAAKKPAAAAPKQKATKPTKTAAAKPKAPKPKKAAAAPAKKATAPKKAAAPKKAATPKKAAAKK; this comes from the coding sequence ATGGCCGATACCGCAGCAACCGAAGTAccaactgcagcagcagcagccccaGCAACTGTGGCCAAGTCGCCGAAGAAGCCAAAGGCGGCGGCAGGACCCAAGAAGCCGAAGCAGCCGGCGGCTCATCCTCCGGTGAACGAGATGGTGCTGGCCGCTGTGAAGGCCCTGAACGAACGCAACGGATCGTCGCTGCAGGCGATCAAGAAGTACGTGGCGGCCAACTACAAGGCCGACGTGACCAAGCTGGGCACCTTCTTCAAGAAGGCGCTGAAGAGTGGCGTCGCTAGTGGCAAGCTGGTTCAGACCAAGGGAACCGGAGCGTCGGGCTCGTTCAAGCTGTCGGCCGCAGCCAAGAAGCCGGTGgtagagaagaagaaggcagCAGCTCCGAAGAAATCTGCGTCCGCTGgggacaagaagaagaagagtgcAGCCAAGAAGCCGGCCGGTGAGAAGAAGGTAGCTGCAAAGAAGACCACCAAGAAGGCTGAGGGTGGCGCGGTTAAGAAACCCAaggcagcagctgctgccaaGAAGCCCAAGGCCGCCGCCGCCGACGGTGCGAAGAAAGCCGCCAagaagccagcagcagcagcacccaaGCAGAAGGCGACCAAGCCAACCAAAACTGCGGCAGCCAAGCCGAAAGCACCGAAGCCAAaaaaggcagcagcagctcccGCCAAGAAGGCCACTGCCCCGAAGAAAGCTGCTGCACCGAAGAAAGCAGCCACCCCAAAGAAAGCCGCAGCCAAGAAGTAA